The Coregonus clupeaformis isolate EN_2021a chromosome 3, ASM2061545v1, whole genome shotgun sequence genome includes a region encoding these proteins:
- the kctd12b gene encoding BTB/POZ domain-containing protein KCTD12b produces the protein MALPDNTPGIPIGEEVIFPEIVELNVGGQVYITRYSTLISVPDSLLWEMFSRKTTKGLARDTKGRFFVDRDGFLFRYILDYMRDQQLVLPDHFPERGRLQREAEFFNLPELVKILAPKLSKQNSMGDEGCQSDPEDSSPGIDTGRNLASLGTAACASLIPSGDGKRSGFITIGYRGSYTLGRDSQTDAKFRRVARIMVCGKTLLAKEVFGETLNESRDPDRPPERYTSRYYLKFTFLEQAFDKLADAGFHMVACNSTGTCAFAHELTDDKIWTSYTEYVFYRE, from the coding sequence ATGGCTCTGCCAGATAACACCCCCGGCATTCCCATAGGGGAGGAAGTCATCTTCCCTGAGATAGTAGAGCTGAACGTGGGTGGCCAGGTGTACATCACCCGCTACTCAACCCTCATCAGCGTACCAGACTCTCTCCTGTGGGAGATGTTTAGCAGGAAAACCACCAAAGGGCTGGCGAGGGACACCAAGGGCCGTTTCTTTGTGGACCGTGATGGTTTCCTGTTCCGGTATATTCTGGACTATATGAGAGACCAGCAGCTGGTGCTCCCAGACCACTTCCCAGAGCGGGGTCGCCTGCAGCGGGAGGCTGAGTTCTTCAACCTCCCTGAGCTTGTAAAGATCCTGGCGCCCAAACTCAGCAAGCAGAACTCAATGGGCGACGAGGGGTGTCAGAGCGACCCGGAGGACTCCTCGCCGGGCATCGACACCGGGCGCAACCTGGCCTCGCTGGGCACTGCCGCCTGCGCCAGTCTGATCCCCAGCGGAGACGGTAAACGCTCAGGATTCATCACCATCGGTTATCGCGGCTCCTATACTTTGGGGCGCGACAGCCAGACCGATGCCAAGTTCAGACGTGTTGCTCGCATTATGGTCTGTGGCAAGACGTTGCTGGCTAAAGAGGTGTTTGGGGAGACGCTGAACGAGAGCCGGGACCCGGACCGACCCCCGGAGCGCTACACGTCACGCTACTACCTAAAATTCACCTTCCTGGAGCAGGCCTTTGACAAGCTGGCGGACGCCGGGTTTCACATGGTGGCCTGTAACTCCACGGGGACCTGCGCCTTCGCTCACGAGCTGACGGACGACAAGATCTGGACCAGCTACACTGAATACGTGTTCTACCGTGAGTGA